In Nitrospirota bacterium, a single genomic region encodes these proteins:
- a CDS encoding response regulator, with protein sequence MIWVLTQDLFYYSKLRSVAEKQGMAIVRVPSLSALPKGPPPQLAVLDLGCFTSNDSDPVTRLRASSGRPDLPVVAFFSHVQTEQKKKAKEQGCGEVLPKSAFADRFAEIVSRYFPPSVPAP encoded by the coding sequence ATGATCTGGGTTCTGACGCAGGATTTGTTCTACTACTCGAAGCTCAGGAGCGTCGCGGAGAAGCAGGGAATGGCGATCGTGCGTGTACCGAGCCTCTCAGCCCTGCCCAAAGGTCCGCCGCCGCAACTCGCCGTACTCGACCTGGGCTGTTTCACCTCGAACGATTCGGATCCGGTCACCCGTCTGAGAGCGTCTTCGGGGCGACCGGATCTTCCCGTGGTCGCCTTTTTTTCGCACGTCCAGACGGAGCAGAAGAAAAAGGCCAAAGAACAGGGTTGTGGCGAGGTCCTCCCGAAATCGGCGTTCGCCGACCGCTTCGCAGAAATCGTCAGCCGGTACTTTCCGCCCTCAGTTCCCGCCCCATGA
- the frr gene encoding ribosome recycling factor: MASPTQATADENKVARDKMDKAAEALRKELAGLRTGRASLALLDNIRVEYYGSHLPLNQVATLAVPEARMITIQAWDKKAVPFIEKAIINSNLGLVPTTDGQIMRVSIPPLTQERRQDFVKLAHKHAEECRVSMRNARRDAKEALEKRKKDGKLPEDDLRRFLNELQKLTDDEIHKVDETLKSKEKEILET; the protein is encoded by the coding sequence ATGGCCAGTCCCACACAAGCGACGGCGGATGAAAACAAGGTCGCCCGCGACAAGATGGACAAGGCGGCCGAAGCACTCAGGAAGGAACTAGCCGGCCTCCGCACCGGACGCGCCTCCCTCGCTCTTCTCGACAATATCCGCGTGGAATACTACGGCAGCCACCTCCCGCTGAACCAGGTGGCCACACTCGCCGTACCCGAGGCGCGCATGATTACCATTCAGGCCTGGGACAAGAAGGCGGTTCCCTTCATCGAGAAAGCCATCATCAATTCCAATCTCGGACTCGTGCCCACGACCGACGGTCAAATCATGCGCGTGTCCATCCCTCCGCTGACTCAGGAACGGCGCCAGGATTTCGTAAAGCTCGCGCACAAGCACGCGGAAGAATGCCGGGTTTCCATGCGAAACGCGCGGAGGGACGCCAAGGAGGCCCTGGAGAAGCGCAAGAAGGACGGCAAACTCCCCGAGGACGACCTGCGACGCTTTCTCAACGAGCTTCAAAAGTTGACGGACGACGAGATCCACAAAGTTGACGAAACGCTCAAGAGCAAAGAAAAAGAAATCCTCGAAACATAG
- a CDS encoding UMP kinase — protein MGSSPPYKRVLLKLTGESLAEEGGYGISHRAMESISDEIKGVYSEGIQTAIVLGGGNIFRGTSDKAGGIERATADYMGMLATVINSLALQDLLEKKGVYTRVQTALHMDRVAEPYIRRRAIRHLEKNRVVIFAAGTGNPFFTTDTAASLRAQEIHAEIILKATKVEGVYDSDPFKNKNAKKYTKLTYMDVLKKGLQVMDATAVSLCMGNSIPIIVFNIRKKGNLKRVVHREPIGTLVYNG, from the coding sequence CTCAAGCTCACCGGGGAGTCCCTTGCGGAAGAGGGAGGCTACGGCATCAGCCACCGGGCGATGGAATCCATCTCCGATGAAATCAAGGGCGTCTACTCCGAAGGCATTCAGACGGCCATCGTCCTCGGAGGCGGCAACATTTTTCGAGGAACATCCGACAAGGCCGGGGGGATTGAGCGGGCCACCGCGGACTACATGGGCATGCTGGCCACGGTCATCAACAGTCTCGCCCTCCAGGACCTGCTGGAGAAGAAGGGCGTGTATACGCGCGTACAGACCGCCCTTCACATGGACCGCGTGGCCGAGCCGTACATCCGCCGCCGCGCCATCCGACATCTGGAAAAGAACCGTGTGGTCATCTTCGCCGCGGGAACGGGCAATCCCTTCTTCACCACGGACACCGCGGCCAGCCTCCGGGCCCAGGAAATCCACGCCGAAATTATTCTCAAAGCGACCAAGGTGGAAGGCGTGTACGACAGCGATCCGTTCAAGAACAAGAACGCGAAGAAGTATACGAAACTGACTTACATGGACGTGCTCAAGAAGGGTCTCCAGGTGATGGACGCCACTGCCGTATCTCTCTGCATGGGAAATTCGATCCCGATCATTGTGTTCAACATCCGGAAAAAGGGGAACCTCAAGCGCGTGGTGCATCGGGAGCCGATCGGCACGCTCGTCTACAACGGGTAG